TATCCTGGTCTTTCTGGCCATGTTTGTAACAGTCGCTACAGGACTCGACTATCTCGTGAAATATTTCTATCTTTTCCGGAACGTGGTGAAATGATGAAGGCTTTTCTGGTTAAAGCGATCGCGACCGGTTTCGGATTCGGCTACCTCAGGCCGTTTGCCGGGACATGGGGTACTATCCCCGGTTCGTTGCTGTGTTTTCTGATATTTCCTCTCGGTCTGACCTTTCAATTGGCTTTTATTGCTGTTATATTCATACTCTCGATCTGGTCGGCGGGCGAGGCTGAAAAGCTCTTCGGCCATGACGCCAAAAAGATCGTAATCGATGAGATCCTGGGAATGGCGGTCACCATGTTGCTGGTACCTGATCCAACTGACTGGCGTTATTATGCGATCGGATTCGTGCTGTTTCGTGTTTTCGATGTAATCAAGTTGCCGCCGGCACGTCAGGCCGAAAGTCTGCCCGGTGGATGGGGCGTTACAGTCGATGATTTCGTGGCCGGGATCTATGCCAATATCGTTTTGCAAATTCTTGCGAGGTATGTTC
This genomic stretch from Candidatus Zixiibacteriota bacterium harbors:
- a CDS encoding phosphatidylglycerophosphatase A, with the protein product MMKAFLVKAIATGFGFGYLRPFAGTWGTIPGSLLCFLIFPLGLTFQLAFIAVIFILSIWSAGEAEKLFGHDAKKIVIDEILGMAVTMLLVPDPTDWRYYAIGFVLFRVFDVIKLPPARQAESLPGGWGVTVDDFVAGIYANIVLQILARYVLTF